CTTCGTCGACTCCGGCCTGCGGGGATCGGGCATCGGCCGACGGCTCCACGACACCGCTCTGGACTGGCTCCACGACCACGACCTCGCGGCGTGCCTCGACGTGGTGCCCGTGCACCGGCCGGCGGCGCAGATGTACGCCGCGCTGGGCTGGCGCGTCGTCGGACACGCGCGCCCGGCGTGGCTGCCGGCGTCCGCCCCCGACGTGGTAGCGATGGTGCACACCGGGTCGCCGGGCGACCCGACCGGACTCAGCTGACCTCGAGCACGTCGAGCGCGCGCAGCACCCGGTGCACGTGCGCCGTCTCGTGGGTCCTCACCAGCTGGGTGCCCCCGAGGGCGGCGAGGACGGTGAAGAACCCCTCACCCTTGCGGAACTCGTCCTCGAAGAGGTCGTAGCTGTGGGGCAGCGAGATCCCGACCGGGACACCGAGCGAGCGCAGCCGGAACGACTGGGACAGGATCCGCGTCTGGTGGCGTACGCGCTCCAGCGGCCGGTCGAGGTTGGTGTAGTGGAACCCGACCCCCGGGTCGACCACGATCCGCTCGACCCCCAGCGAGCGGGCCCGCTCGATCCGCGGTGCGAAGTGGTCGGCGAGCACCGCCATCGCGTCACCGTCGACCGGCAGCTCGGAGGCCTCGCGCACGTTGGCGCCCTCGCCGAAGCACATCAGCACGGTCGCGTCGTGCTCGGCGACCAGCCGCAGCATCTCGTCCTCGTGCTCGCGACCGGTCAGGTTCAGCATCCGCGCGCCGGCGCCCAGGACGGCGGCCACGACCTCCGGCTCGTAGGTCTCGACCGACAGCACCACCTCGTCCCGCAGCGCCGCGACGACGGGCAGCAGCCGGTCGACCTGCTGCGAGGCGGTGACCCGCCCCGCGCGCTCGCTGCTGGCCTCGGCGCCGACGTCGACGATGTGCGCGCCGAGGGCGGACTGGACCCGTGCCATCCGGACCGCGGCCTCCGTGGAGACCGCCACGCTCTCGCGGTACGTCGAGTCCCGCGAGAGGTTGATCGTCGCCATCACCGTGACCGAGCCGTCGCGCACGACCACGCCGTCGGCGACGGTCACGGGCTGGACGGGCAGGGCGGCGTCGCTGCGGCCGGCCTCGTGGAGCGCCGCGAGCGCGGCCAGGGAGATCACCCCGTCGAGTCTAGGGAGGGGGGTCGCAGGAGTCGGCCGGGCATCGGCTACCTTCAGGGCTCGACGTCACATGGGGGTGTGCGTATGCGAGTCCTGATCGGTCCCGATGCTTCGCTGCGGGAGGTCTACGCCGCACCGGACGGGCCCTGGCTGCGGGCCAACATGGTCGCCACCGTGGACGGCGCGTCCACCGGCGTCACGGGCACCAGCAGCTCCATCAACAACGAGGCGGACAAGATCGTCTTCGACCTGTTGCGCGAGCTCTCCGACGCGCTGGTGGTCGGTGCGGGCACGATCCGCGCCGAGCGCTACCGACCCAACCCCAAGCCGGTGGTGGTCGTGAGCCGGAGCGGTTCGGTGCCGGAGACCTTGCGCGGTCCGGGGTCGGGCCCGGTGCTGATGGCCACCTGCTCGCAGTCGCCCGGACTCGGCGAGGCGCGCGAGCTGCTCGGTGAGGACCAGGTGATCGTGCTCGGCTCCCACCGGCTGGACCTGCGGCGGATGCGGGCCGAGCTCGCCGAGCGGGGCTTCGAGAAGCTGCTGTCCGAGGGTGGTCCCCACGCGCTGCGGGACCTGCTCGACCAGGGCTGCGTCGACGAGATCGACACCACGATCGTGCCGCGCGTGATCGGCGGCCACCACCCGCGGATCACCGACGGTGCGCCGGTCGACGTACCCCTCACGCTGCACACGCTCGTCGAGCACGAGGGAACCCTGCTCACCCGGTGGATGTCCGCCTGACCCTTTCGGGTGGTTGTGCGCGTGGTCCCTCCCCATCGGAGGATCCGTCCCCTACGCTGTGCCGCACCCCCCGGTTCTTCAGCACGAGCAAGGGGGAGCTCATGCGAGTCGACTGGGTGCCGTACTCCGCATCCGGCCTGGTCGTCGGTGCCGCCGGACTGTCCGTCGGGGCGCTGCTGATGCCGCAGCCCGGGGACCCTGCCTCACCACTGGGGATGGGGGCCGGTGAGGACGACCGATGGCTGGCGATCTCCGTGCTCTACCTGCTCGCGGCGGTCGGGCTGGCCGTCGGGCTGCCTGCGGTGACGTCGATCTTCGACCGGCGCGGTGCCCGCTGGGCGCTCGTCGGGGTGGGGACCCTGGCCGTGGGGATCCTCGGAGCCGCCGCGTACGCCGTGCTGATGTCGGTGCTGCGTGCGCTGGTCGTGGGCGGGGTGCCGCTGGCAGGCGGCGTCGGCGGCCTGGCCGAGGACGCCTGGCTGGCGGTGCTGCTCCACGGCTGGGTGTCGGTGTTCGCGGTGGGGGAGGTGCTGATCGCGATGGCGCTGCTGCAGGCCCGGCGGGTGTCGCGGTGGGTGCCGGCGCTGATGCTGGCCCACGCCGGGCTCACCCCGCTGGCCCCGATGATGCCGGTCGCCCTGGCCGCGGTCACCGCGCTGACCGCGACGATGGCCTTCGCGGGGCTGGGGATAGCGGCCAACAGGCGCAGCCTGCCGCCCATCCTGTGAGCCGGCCGCGGCGCTGGGTGGTGGTCGGTAGGTTGCGAGGGTGAGCACGCGCACGACCACCGACGACCCCACGATGTCGTGGGTGAAGGCCGGCCTGCTCAGCCTCGCCTTCGTCGCCCTCCTGTGGGTGGTGGAGATCGTCGACGCCACCCAGGGCGGGGACCTCGACTCCTACGGGATCCGTCCCCGCACCCAGGAGGGCCTCTGGGGGATCCCCGCGGCGCCCTTCCTGCACGGCGGCTGGGACCACCTCGAGGCGAACTCCGGTCCGCTGCTCGTGCTCGGCTTCCTCGTCGCGACCGTGTCGGTCGGTCGCTGGCTGGCCGTGATGGCCTGGGCGGCCGTGGTCAGCGGGCTGGGCGTCTGGCTGCTCGCCCCCGCCAACTCGCTCACCATCGGGGCGTCCGGGCTGGTCTTCGGGCTGCTGACCTACCTGATGGTGGCCGGCTTCCTCGAGCGTCGGCCGATGCGGATCCTCGTCGGCGTCGCGGTGTTCCTGTTCTACGGCAGCGTGCTGCTCGGTGTGCTGCCCGGTGCCGCGGGCGTGTCGTGGCAGGGCCACCTGTTCGGGGCCGTCGGCGGTGTGGTGGCGGCGTACGTCCACGCCGGGCGGCGTCGGGCGCGCGACCCCTACGCCGCGTGAGGCCTCCGCGCCGCAAAATCGGATAGTCCCCGAACCTCTGGTCGTCGACGCGTCCGTCCGGCGACCGAAGATTCGGGGACTACCCAACCCGTGGGGGTGACAGTTACTTCGACTTGCGCGCCCGCGACGCGATCTTGGCGCGCTCGTTGGCGTCGAGGATCAGCTTGCGGATGCGGACCGTCTCGGGGGTCACCTCGACGCACTCGTCCTCGCGGCAGAACTCCAGGCACTGCTCGAGCGACAGCTTGCGCGGCGGGATCAGCTTCTCGAAGTTGTCGGAGGTGGCGGACCGGATGTTGGTCTGCTGCTTCTCCTTGGTGATGTTGACGTCCATGTCGTCGGCGCGGGAGTTCTCGCCGACGATCATGCCCTCGTAGACCTCGGTGGTCGGCTCGACGAACATGACGCCCCGCTCCTGCAGGTTCGTCATCGCGTACGCCGTCGCCGCCCCCTTGCGGTCGGCGACCAGGGAACCGTTGTTGCGGCCGCGGATCTCGCCGGCCCAGGGCTCGTAGCCCTCGGAGATGTGGTGGGCGATCCCGGTGCCGCGGGTGTCGGTTAGGAACTCGGTCCGGAAGCCGATCAGGCCGCGCGCCGGGACCAGGAACTCCATCCGGACCCAGCCGGTGCCGTGGTTGGTCATCTGCTCCATCCGGCCCTTGCGGGAGGCGAGCAGCTCGGTGATGGTGCCGAGGTACTCCTCGGGAGCGTCGATCGTGAGCCGCTCGACCGGCTCGTGCACCTTGCCGTCGACCTCGCGGGTGACCACCTGCGGCTTGCCGACGGTCAGCTCGAAGCCCTCGCGGCGCATCTGCTCGACCAGGATCGCCAGCGCCAGCTCGCCGCGGCCCTGCACCTCCCACGCGTCGGGACGCTCGGTCGGGAGGATCCGCAGCGACACGTTGCCGACGAGCTCGGCGTCGAGGCGGTCCTTGACCAGGCGGGCCGTCACCTTCGCCCCCTTCACCTTGCCGACCAGCGGCGAGGTGTTGGTGCCGATCGTCATCGAGATCGCGGGCTCGTCGACGTGGATCAGGGGGAGCGCGACGGGCGACTCGGGGTCGGCGAGGGTCTCGCCGATGGTGATCTCGGGGATGCCGGCGATGGCGACGATGTCACCCGGGCCTGCGGACTCGCCCGTCTTGCGCTCCAGGCCCTCGGTGACGAGGAGCTCGGTGACGCGGACGTTCTTGACCTCACCGTTGCGGCGCATCCACGCGACGGTCTGGCCCTTCTTCAGGGTGCCCTGGTGGATCCGCAGCAGCGCCAGCCGGCCGAGGAACGGCGAGGCGTCGAGGTTGGTGACGTGAGCCTGCAGCGGCGCGCCCTCGTCGTACGTCGGCGCGGGGATCGACTCCAGGATGGTCCGGAACAGCGGCTCGAGGTCGGGGGAGTCCGGCAGCCCGCCGTTCTCGGGGACCTCGAGGCTGGCGCGGCCGGCCTTGGCGCTGGCGTAGACGACCGGGAAGTCCAGGGCGTCCTGGCTGTGCGACTCGTCGAGCAGGTCCATGAAGAGCTCGTAGGTCTC
This genomic interval from Nocardioides euryhalodurans contains the following:
- a CDS encoding dihydropteroate synthase, which codes for MISLAALAALHEAGRSDAALPVQPVTVADGVVVRDGSVTVMATINLSRDSTYRESVAVSTEAAVRMARVQSALGAHIVDVGAEASSERAGRVTASQQVDRLLPVVAALRDEVVLSVETYEPEVVAAVLGAGARMLNLTGREHEDEMLRLVAEHDATVLMCFGEGANVREASELPVDGDAMAVLADHFAPRIERARSLGVERIVVDPGVGFHYTNLDRPLERVRHQTRILSQSFRLRSLGVPVGISLPHSYDLFEDEFRKGEGFFTVLAALGGTQLVRTHETAHVHRVLRALDVLEVS
- a CDS encoding dihydrofolate reductase family protein gives rise to the protein MRVLIGPDASLREVYAAPDGPWLRANMVATVDGASTGVTGTSSSINNEADKIVFDLLRELSDALVVGAGTIRAERYRPNPKPVVVVSRSGSVPETLRGPGSGPVLMATCSQSPGLGEARELLGEDQVIVLGSHRLDLRRMRAELAERGFEKLLSEGGPHALRDLLDQGCVDEIDTTIVPRVIGGHHPRITDGAPVDVPLTLHTLVEHEGTLLTRWMSA
- a CDS encoding rhomboid family intramembrane serine protease — protein: MSTRTTTDDPTMSWVKAGLLSLAFVALLWVVEIVDATQGGDLDSYGIRPRTQEGLWGIPAAPFLHGGWDHLEANSGPLLVLGFLVATVSVGRWLAVMAWAAVVSGLGVWLLAPANSLTIGASGLVFGLLTYLMVAGFLERRPMRILVGVAVFLFYGSVLLGVLPGAAGVSWQGHLFGAVGGVVAAYVHAGRRRARDPYAA
- the typA gene encoding translational GTPase TypA, giving the protein MPTTTRSDLRNVAIVAHVDHGKTTLVDAMLRQGGAFTEHQAEGVGDRVMDSGDLEREKGITILAKNTAIHYTGPSATTVDGHAGGMTINIIDTPGHADFGGEVERGLSMVDGIVLLVDASEGPLPQTRFVLRKALNADMPVVLVVNKVDRSDARIAEVVDETYELFMDLLDESHSQDALDFPVVYASAKAGRASLEVPENGGLPDSPDLEPLFRTILESIPAPTYDEGAPLQAHVTNLDASPFLGRLALLRIHQGTLKKGQTVAWMRRNGEVKNVRVTELLVTEGLERKTGESAGPGDIVAIAGIPEITIGETLADPESPVALPLIHVDEPAISMTIGTNTSPLVGKVKGAKVTARLVKDRLDAELVGNVSLRILPTERPDAWEVQGRGELALAILVEQMRREGFELTVGKPQVVTREVDGKVHEPVERLTIDAPEEYLGTITELLASRKGRMEQMTNHGTGWVRMEFLVPARGLIGFRTEFLTDTRGTGIAHHISEGYEPWAGEIRGRNNGSLVADRKGAATAYAMTNLQERGVMFVEPTTEVYEGMIVGENSRADDMDVNITKEKQQTNIRSATSDNFEKLIPPRKLSLEQCLEFCREDECVEVTPETVRIRKLILDANERAKIASRARKSK